From Mobula birostris isolate sMobBir1 chromosome 22, sMobBir1.hap1, whole genome shotgun sequence, the proteins below share one genomic window:
- the cdc26 gene encoding anaphase-promoting complex subunit CDC26 encodes MLRRKPTRLELKLDDIEEFESMKKELENQKKQQREEGEMVSSSDVDSANGARDEAKVREKINERIGYRPNSHVNKPFSLFGNLH; translated from the exons ATGTTGCGGCGGAAACCGACCCGGCTCGAACTGAAGCTGGACGACATCGAAGAGTTTGAAAGCATGAAGAAGGAGCTGGAA AATCAGAAAAAGCAACAGCGAGAGGAAGGAGAAATGGTGAGTTCCAGTGATGTTGACAGTGCAAATGGAGCAAGAGATGAGGCTAAAGTGCGAGAGAAGATAAACGAGCGAATTGGATATCGGCCAAATTCTCACGTCAACAAACCCTTCTCTTTGTTTGGGAATCTCCACTGA